The genomic region TCGACCGCCTCCTCGGTCAGGTCCCGGTCGACGATGCCGCGGATGTCGTACTCGCGAAAGATGGTGGGGGAGACCGCGTTGGACATGGGGTTCCGTGCCTCGTTCCGATTGAAGTTAGATCAGGTCCTCGCGGCCGCGGCGCTTCAGCTCGTCCACCGCCTGCCGGACGTCCTGGGCCCTGGCCCGCGGGCAGACCAGCACGGCGTCGCCCGCGTCCACCACCACGAGGTCGTCCACGCCGACCACCGCCACCGTCCGGCCGCCGCGCGCCACCACCACGTTCCCCCTGCCGAGCACCAGCGCGTCGCCCTCGGTCACGTTGCCGGCCCGGTCGGCCGGACGCACCTCCGGCAGGGCGGCGAAGCTGCCCACGTCGCTCCAGCCGAAGTCGGCGGGCACCACCGCGATCCGGTCGCTCCGCTCCATCACGCCGTAGTCGATGGAGGTGGCGGGGCACCTCGGGAAGAGGCGCGCCAGGGTCGCCTTCTCCTTGCGGGTGCCGAGGTCGCGGTCGATGCCGGCGAGGAGCGCCGAGAGCTCCGGCATGCGCCGGGCGATCTCGTCGAGGATGACGTCGGCCCGGAAGGCGAAGACGCCGCTGTTCCAGAGGTAGCCGCCCCCGGCGAGGTAGCGCTCCGCGGTGGCGAGGTCGGGCTTCTCGACGAAGCGCCTCACCGCGAACCCCTCGGCGCGCGCCCGGCCCTTCGCGGGCGGGAGCGGCGCGCCGACCTCGAGGTAGCCGTAGCCGGTCTCGGGGCGGGAGGGGCGGACGCCGATGGTGGCGATGCGCCCCCGCGCGGCGAGCCGCGCCGCCGCGGCGAAGGCGGCCCGGAGCTTCGCCGGCCGGGCCACGTGGTGGTCGGCGGGGAGCATGAGGAGCACGCCCTCCGGATCGCGGCGGCGCACGTGCAGCGCCGCGAGGCCGACGCAGGGGGCGGTGTTGCGCGCGCACGGCTCGACGAGCACGTTCCGGCGCGGCACCTGCGGCAGCATCCGGCGCGCCGCCTTCTCGTGCGCCGGGCCGAGGACCACGAGCGTGTCCTCCGGCCGCGCCAGCGGCGAGAGGCGGGCCACCGTCTCGGCGAGGAGCGGCCGCTCGCCGGCGAGGGCCAGGAACTGCTTGGGCCAGGCCTTGCGCGAGAGCGGCCAGAAGCGGGTGCCCGACCCGCCGGCCATCACCACGGGGAAGATCTTCAAGGTTCGCTCCAGACGGCGACGAGCTCGCGCAGGACGCGCGCGGTGGCGCCCCAGATCGTCTCGCCGCCGAAGTCGAGGTGGTGCACCTCGTGCCGGAGCCCGTAGGCCTCGCGCTCCTCGACGCGCCACGCCCCGGGTCGCGACAGCGCGGACAGTGGCACGTGCAGGATCGCCTCCACCTCTCCCGGACTGGGCCGGTACGGGTAGGGGTATGGCACACTTGCCACCCACGGCGTCAAGCGGAACGCCGAGACCAGCACCAGCACCTCGGAGAGCCGCCCGAGCACCTCGACCCGCGCGGGATCGAGCCCCACCTCCTCCTCGGCCTCGCGCAGCGCCGCCCGCAGCGTGCCCTCGTCGGCGGGCTCGACGCGCCCCCCGGGGAAGCTCACCTGTCCGGCGTGCCGCGACAGGGTGGCGGGGCGCTTGGTGAGGAGGACGTGCGGCTCGCCGTCCTTCAGGAAGAGCGGGACCAGCACCGCGGCCTCGGCGAGCGCGCCGCCGGGGATGAGCTCCGGGGAGATCCCCTCCAGCGAGAGCGGGCGCGGCTCCCGGTGGGACAGGAGCTCGGCGAGCCGCTCGAAGCTCATCGCGCCTCGCTCGACGGGGCCGGCACCGGCGGCCGCTCCTCCGCGCCGGACGGGAGCACGCCCTTCCAGATGAGCAGCGCGATGAGGAGCCCGGCCGCGATCCGCCAGGCCACGAAGAGGAAGGTGGAGCGGGTGCGCAGGTACCGGAGCAGCCAGCCGATGACGAGGTAGCCGAAGACCGCCGAGACGACCGTGCCGAGCAGGGTCGCGCTGCGCCACTCCGGGTGGGCGGAGAGGACGGGCAGCTCCTTCTTCAGCTTGTAGAGGCCGGCGCCCAGGATGATGGGGACCGAGAGCAGGAAGCTGAAGCGCGCCGCGTCCTCGCGCTTCAGGCCGAGGAGCATGCCGGTGGTGATGGTGCAGCCGGAGCGGGAGCTGCCGGGGACGAGCGCCACCGCCTGGCCGCAGCCGATGAGGAGCGCGTCGAGCACGCCCACGTCGCCGACCGTCCGGACGTGGCGCGCCTTCAGCTCGGCGCCGAGGAGCACCAGCCCGAGCACCACCAGCGAGCCGGCGATGACGCCGTTGCCGAGCGCCTCGATCCGCTTCTCGAAGAGCTTGCCGAGCACCGCCGCCGGGATGGTGCCGAGCACGATGAGCCACGCGAGGCGCGACTCCGGGGTCTCGAAGGGCGCGCCGTGCGCGAGCGAGCGCAGGCCGGCCGCGGTGAGCCCGTACAGCTCCGCGCGGAAGTAGCCGATCACCGCGAGGGTGGTGCCCATCTGGATGATGGTGGTGAAGGCGCGGAAGCCGGGGTCCCCCAGGCTCTGGCCGAAGAGCTCGCCGAAGACGAGGAGGTGCGCGGTCGAGCTGACCGGGAGGAACTCGGTGGCGGCCTGGACGAGCCCCAGGAACGCCGCGGTGAGGAGGGACATGGGGCCGGGAGAATAAGCGCCGCGCACAGGGGCGGCGCGAAAAAATGGCGGGGGCCGGACGCATGGCCCGGCCCCCGCGAGAGCTGCCCGAAGGAGCTACGCGCCGACGACCTGGAGCGCGCCGAGGCCGGCGGCCTCGCGCAGCTCGGCCTTCTTGTCGGCCCGCTCCCAGGTGAACTCCTTCTCGGAGCGCCCGAAGTGGCCGTACGCGGCGGTCTTCTCGTAGATGGGCCGCAGCAGGTCGAGGTCGCGGGTGATCTCGGCCGGCTTGAGCCCGAAGACGGCGCGGATGGCGCGGGCGATCTTCTTCTCGTCCACGAGCCCGGTGCCGAAGGTCTCCACCATCACCGAGACCGGCTCGGCGACGCCGATGGCGTAGGCCACCTGCACCTCGCAGCGGCTGGCGAGCCCGGCGGCGACCACGTTCTTGGCGATGTAGCGCCCCATGTACGCCGCGGAGCGGTCCACCTTGGAGGGGTCCTTGCCGCTGAAGGCGCCGCCGCCGTGGCGGCCCATGCCGCCGTAGGTGTCCACGATGATCTTGCGGCCGGTGAGGCCGGTGTCGCCCATGGGGCCGCCGACCACGAACCGGCCGGTCGGGTTGATGAAGACCTTGGTCTTCGCGTCCATGAGCTTCTTCGGGAGGGCCTTCTTGATGACCTCCTCGAGGACCGCCTCGTGCAGCGCCTTCGGCGAGATCTCGGCCGAGTGCTGCGTGGAGACCACCACCGTGTCGATGCGGGCCACCTTGCCGCCGGCGTACTGCACCGTCACCTGGCTCTTGCCGTCGGGCCGGAGGAAGTCGCGGCCGGCCTTGCGGACCTTGGCGAGCTGGCGGGTCACCGCGTGCGCGTAGTGGATCGGCGCCGGCATCAGCTCCGGCGTCTCGTCGCAGGCGTAGCCGAACATCATCCCCTGGTCGCCGGCGCCCTGCTCCTTCTTGCCCTTCTTGCCGGTGTCCACGCCCATGGCGATGTCGGGGCTCTGCTCGTCCACCGCCACCAGCACCGCGCAGGTGCCGGCGTCGAAGCCCATGGCCGCGTCGGTGTAGCCGATCTTCTTCACCACCCGCCGGGCGATCTTGGGGAAGTCGAGCCGGGCCTTGGTGGTGATCTCGCCGGCGATCATGACGTAGCCGGTCTTGAGCAGGGTCTCGCAGGCCACCCGCCCCGTCGGATCCTCCGCCAGCACCGCGTCGAGGACGGCGTCGGAGATCTGGTCGGCCATCTTGTCCGGATGGCCCTCGGTGACGGACTCGGAGGTGAAGAGGTAGTCGGTGTGGGGCATGAGGGATCCCTGGGAAAAGGGTGGCAAAGGTAGACGGCCCCGGAGAGGTCTGTCAAGGTAGCGACCCGTCCGTCATAACGGAAATGTCCGCTTGCCGCAGCAGCCGCGCAAGCGCGCGGGATTGGGCTCGCGGGCGGGCGGCCGGTCGCCCGGCCGGATGCTCCCCCCGCGCCCCTACCCGCCCGCCGGCCCGATGGCGGCGTCGCCCTCGAGCAGCCCGTGGAAGCGGCGCGCCATCTCGAGCTTCACCACGTCCTCGATCTCGCCGGCGGTGGTGAGCTCGAGGATCTGGGCCACGAGCGCCTGCCCGTCGCCCGCGCTGGCGGCGCGCACCACCCGCTTCACGAGCGGGATGGCCGGGCCGTTCATCGAGAGCTCGTGGATGCCGAGCCCCAGGAGCACGAGGACGTAGAGCGGGTCGCCGGCCATCTCGCCGCACATCGAGACCGGGATCCCGGCCGCGCGCGCCGCGTCGCAGACGAAGCGGAGCGTGCGGAGCACCGACAGGTGGAGCGGCCGGTACAGGTAGGCCACGTCCTTGTTCTGCCGGTCGATGGCCATCGTGTACTGGATGAGGTCGTTGGTCCCGA from Anaeromyxobacter paludicola harbors:
- the metK gene encoding methionine adenosyltransferase codes for the protein MPHTDYLFTSESVTEGHPDKMADQISDAVLDAVLAEDPTGRVACETLLKTGYVMIAGEITTKARLDFPKIARRVVKKIGYTDAAMGFDAGTCAVLVAVDEQSPDIAMGVDTGKKGKKEQGAGDQGMMFGYACDETPELMPAPIHYAHAVTRQLAKVRKAGRDFLRPDGKSQVTVQYAGGKVARIDTVVVSTQHSAEISPKALHEAVLEEVIKKALPKKLMDAKTKVFINPTGRFVVGGPMGDTGLTGRKIIVDTYGGMGRHGGGAFSGKDPSKVDRSAAYMGRYIAKNVVAAGLASRCEVQVAYAIGVAEPVSVMVETFGTGLVDEKKIARAIRAVFGLKPAEITRDLDLLRPIYEKTAAYGHFGRSEKEFTWERADKKAELREAAGLGALQVVGA
- a CDS encoding NUDIX hydrolase; the encoded protein is MSFERLAELLSHREPRPLSLEGISPELIPGGALAEAAVLVPLFLKDGEPHVLLTKRPATLSRHAGQVSFPGGRVEPADEGTLRAALREAEEEVGLDPARVEVLGRLSEVLVLVSAFRLTPWVASVPYPYPYRPSPGEVEAILHVPLSALSRPGAWRVEEREAYGLRHEVHHLDFGGETIWGATARVLRELVAVWSEP
- a CDS encoding undecaprenyl-diphosphate phosphatase → MSLLTAAFLGLVQAATEFLPVSSTAHLLVFGELFGQSLGDPGFRAFTTIIQMGTTLAVIGYFRAELYGLTAAGLRSLAHGAPFETPESRLAWLIVLGTIPAAVLGKLFEKRIEALGNGVIAGSLVVLGLVLLGAELKARHVRTVGDVGVLDALLIGCGQAVALVPGSSRSGCTITTGMLLGLKREDAARFSFLLSVPIILGAGLYKLKKELPVLSAHPEWRSATLLGTVVSAVFGYLVIGWLLRYLRTRSTFLFVAWRIAAGLLIALLIWKGVLPSGAEERPPVPAPSSEAR
- a CDS encoding mannose-1-phosphate guanylyltransferase, with the translated sequence MKIFPVVMAGGSGTRFWPLSRKAWPKQFLALAGERPLLAETVARLSPLARPEDTLVVLGPAHEKAARRMLPQVPRRNVLVEPCARNTAPCVGLAALHVRRRDPEGVLLMLPADHHVARPAKLRAAFAAAARLAARGRIATIGVRPSRPETGYGYLEVGAPLPPAKGRARAEGFAVRRFVEKPDLATAERYLAGGGYLWNSGVFAFRADVILDEIARRMPELSALLAGIDRDLGTRKEKATLARLFPRCPATSIDYGVMERSDRIAVVPADFGWSDVGSFAALPEVRPADRAGNVTEGDALVLGRGNVVVARGGRTVAVVGVDDLVVVDAGDAVLVCPRARAQDVRQAVDELKRRGREDLI